In Lathyrus oleraceus cultivar Zhongwan6 chromosome 2, CAAS_Psat_ZW6_1.0, whole genome shotgun sequence, the DNA window TTAGGTACCATAAGATAAATCAAATATTTTAAGAAGTGTGAAAGCAAAACACAAAAACATGAGAGATTGGAAGCATCTCAATGAATTAAACCAAGTGAAATAATACATGATGTTGCTAAATACTTGATTGCTTATAATGCCAGTCAATTACAAAACAACTAAAGCCGCTTTAAATAAGACGATTTAAAAACTCTTCACATAGATATTTAGTCAAGCCATAGTTGAATTCATGATAATTCTATAAGATTGATACACCACAAACCTAAGCTTATACATAAAATCTCTACAAGCAAAGTCTAACTTATGTGGCATATAATCAATTCAATCATGCAATATATGGAATAGCAATATTAATGGATGCTAGTAAAATAAATGATTTAAGGGAAGAAGAAAAGATACACAGAGATATATAGTGGTTCGATGTTCGTCCTTGCTTTCCTACTCCATTATTCAATGATGTTAATTAACCACTGAAAAATAATCACCATCTTCCACTATTTTGATAAGTTTGATACAAGCATTTTGGTTACAGCAAACTATCACATGATATTTCCTTCTATTGATTCAGACACTCAAACTACTAACAAAAATAAGATCCATCAATATCTTGATCCAATAACATCGCTATCCAGAATAACCTGCTCCAAGTATTCGTTGGTGGAGATCCCCCTGATCCCACTAATTTCTTGTTTGAGCGATTGCCATTAACTGAGTGTATATTGGACAACTCGTAACTTTGTCTGCGAGCTATCTTTCTCCAACACCACCAAAGAAGAAAAACTTCTAACTCCGCCTTACGAACGGTTAATATTTGATCTCGCCAAAGTGTTTCTTAGAGTATATTGaattcaaatcaatttgagcAGAATCCAAATATAGCTTCATGAAGACAGATGATTCGAATCAACATTTTAATTTGATTCAGATCACATGAGGTTGTGATACGAATCATGTTCTATttgtgattcaaatcaatttttccAGAGGCAATTCCCAGTTTTCACAAAGCTTCTGATTTGAATCATGATTAACACGTGATTCGAATCAAGTACCTCAACATCCAAATTTAAAAGCTCTTACTTGTGATTCAAGCAATGCCGGATGAAACGACAAAGTAGAAACTTGTTAGGCTAAAAAACAAACAATATCATGGATCAAAATACTCTTGTTTAATTGAGCAAGGAGGGTTCTTAGTGGTACAACAACATAATATCCAATGAGATTATAATTGAAATGAAATACGAATAACGTATAAGCACACAAATATTAAACAAAAAGAAAATTACAAATATGCAAATAAACTAAAACAACTACATTcaaattgataaaaatatcaaaataactAAGTGATAACATACGATATTGTGATTGCACTTTCAGATTCTTAGTATGGCATATGAGCTTAAGTCACGTGCATTTCGACTTAATAAATAGAATAACATCCAATAATCGAGTGAACGGTTTTCCTaaaattaaattttcaaaagaaaaattaTGCGATGTTTGTCAAATGGGAAAACAGATAAGAGTGTCGTTTAAATCGAAAAAAGTTGTTTTGACATCAAAATCTCACGAGCTTCTCCACCTAGACTTGATTGGCCATTCGCGGACAAGAAGTTTAGGAGGCAATTATTACATGTTTGTGATTGTTGATGACTAGTTTATATTTACTTGGACGTTATTTCTAACCCATAAGGATGAAACATTTGAAGCTTTCGTTAATTTTTCTAAGCTTGTCCAAAATGTTTTTAGTTTGAAAATTATCACACTCCGTAGTGATCACAATGGTGAATTTTTTAACCATCATTATCAAAACTTTTGTAACGAAAACGGGATTTTCCACAATTGTAACAAGATAAGGTTTGATATAAGGAGTGTTTTAAAAATTGGATCAATCATACATCTTTGAGAATACTGGATCATTGATGTATTAGTTGACTCATTGGTTCCCGGATCTAAATCAGATTAAACCGGACGATTCAGTTGAATAAACTGAATTCTATAACAAAATAATATAGTTATTAAATCGATCGAAGCGGGTGACTCGGTCTCTAAAAAAATCACAACACCTATAAagttttaaatttttaaaatatcATAATTTTACAAATTCATTCATTAAATTCAAATTCTAAACATAATCATCACACACAATAAAATacaaatttaaataaattttgaattaaatctaattataatataaactaaataataaaataattaaatgcatctaataaatttaattcaaaagaaaaaaattatttcaattaAGTTTTAATAATATCTAATTATATTTcaattttatatttaaaaaattatcaaaaatagTGTTATTTTGTTTACAAAAGATTATCATTTAACCCATAATCGTTGATTCACTAATATTTACCCGAGATCAATTCTCACAAATTCAATAAGTTATCAAATTCATCAATCAAATCATATGAGTGATCTTTAAAATTTCTAATTCAATTTATTCGATGGATgaatttaatttgatttttaaaactCTAAATATAAGGCAGTAACCACGAAAATAAATAATCTATATAAAATCAAAGTAACCCAATAGTAATAATTCCAATGACTTCCAATTTTCCCTCTATACATCCCATCATCTGTCATATCTGTCAGCAAAGGACCCCACACTGCTCCAACCAGCCAGCCAGCGGCGCCATTTAGTCTTTACTTGGATTCCAAGTTCACCCACCTCCCTCTTTTTTTCTTCCTATCTAATCTAATCTTTCAAATATCTCTCCCTAATAAAAACCTCTCTTATTCTTATTTTCTCTTTAGAATAGAATCCTCTTCTATTCACATATCTCATACTCACAAATAACTAAAAAAAACACATAGCAAAGGAGAGAAAAAGATGTTCTCAAACTTTCAACAACAGCAACACCACAACCTTTTTCAATCCCCTCGTGAATGCCAAACCTCAGAAGACGATGAAAGCCGAGGCAGCGGTGGCCCCGGCACATTAACAGCCCACAAACCTTTCTCCGCAATAAGCGGAAGCAGCGACGGTGCTACTATTGAGATTGGCCGTAGGCCCAGAGGCCGTCCACCGGGGTCCAAGAACAAGCCCAAATCCCCTCTCATAATTACTCACGACCCCGAGCCCGCGATGAGCCCACACATTCTTGAAATCCCAGGAGGCAGCGATATCGTTGAAGCAATAGCCCGGTTCAGTAACAGAAGAAAAACCGGACTATGCATATTAACCGGTTCAGGTGCAGTCGCTAATGTTACACTCCGTCAACCTTCTGCTCCTCCAGGAACCACCGTTATTTTTCACGGCCGTTTCAATATTCTCTCTATATCCGCCACGTTCTTCGTCCCATCAGAATCCTCACCGTCGGTGCATAAAGAATTCTCGATCTCCCTCGCCGGACCTCAGGGTCAGATTATCGGAGGGTTTGTTGTTGGAAGGTTGCTAGCTGCCGGTACGGTGTTTGTGATTGCTGCTTCGTTTAATAACCCTACTTATCATAGGCTACCTTTGGAAGAGGATGTTCAGAATAACTCAGTTTCCGGCGGTTGTGATGAGAAGTCGCCGCTTATGTCCGGTGGTGAGTCGTGTATGTATAGCTGTCAACTTCCATCGGATGTGATTTGGGCTCCAACGCCAAGAGTGCATTTCTGAGTTCCGATGAATAATGATTTTTTGTTGTTATTTGAGTTTGTATTATGTGTGGTATTTGGTTTTAGTTGTAATGGTTTTGTAGAAATTAGATGCTAATTACTACTATGATGTAGAgtttattttctatttttattttagtttttgATTTTGTATTTGgatttttgtttttgttgtgttGCACTTAATTGAGAAGAAAGCAAAGTCAGATATGTTTTTCTTTCTCAAGAACAAGATAATTCAGCTTATGCCtaatttttaaagttttttttgGTTAGTTCTTAAGAAATATTTTGGGGCACATTAAATATACTAATATGTGTATTACTTAATTGACCATTTAAATCAGTTTAGTAATGAAGAATGTGTTAAAGTTAAATGAATGTATTGTAGTTTGTTTAATAATCAGGTATGGCAAATAGAGAGATTATAAGCATATTATTTGGTAACATACCGCCACCTTATTCTAAGAGCTTTTTCACCTTGATTTAGAGTACTTTAAAGGCTTTTTCACCTTGATTTAAAAAGCTGACATGTGTAGATTTGTCCTGCCTTGATTGTCAACCGGTATGTAGAGTGGACAGGAGGAATTGATTTGGAATGAATGGTTGATTTTAGAAAATTACAGCATAAAAATCACATTTGTAGTTTTAATCAATTAATCACATTTGTAGTTTTAATCGATTATACTTTAATGaatcaaatatttcaaaagtattttaaaattaattttacaTCTTTAAAATTGATTTTAGTCTTCCGAAAGTTAAATCAATTTAATGTAAATGTATGTCTCACAGAAGAAATTTCAAATAAATTTAATGTAATTTTACttatttttaaaaacaattttttaatatttactatttttataaaaaaattcaaataaaaattaatttaaattattattttaaatatttcatcattttattttatttttttggattttcaaatttaaaaattcacttaattattttaaatattttttcgaaaaaaaatatttttgagatgaacttttaaaaatgattataagtttttttttactatattttgattttaataaTATACTTGTGTTATAAacttttaaaattaattttttaatttataataaataaatCAAATTTTTCCTAACgttttaaaaaatatatttaaaaaagtcatttttaatatattttttaaaataaagcAAATTTGATTGGTTTTTCTTTTATTTGTGACACTAAAGATTGAAATTTTTTCaatatttctcaaaatcacttaAATAAATTTAtcaaaatatataaaaaaaaattgttctgAAAATCCATATACTATTTATGTTTGActcttttaatttttatcattTAAAATAATTGATATTTTAAAAACAATATATAGACTCATGCTTATTAATATTTTACTTTTTTTAAAACTATGCATATTTTTTTAAGAACATTTTAATATGATGATTAATTTTATCGATTAGTATCTCTATTAAATGCTCATAAAAGTGAGTTCGAGAGTCATATCTAAGTCTTGTAATTAAACTAAATGAAGCTTGCTAAATTTGGATATCTAGGTAGATTGCTTTAGTCTTTTTGAGACTAGGGTTTCCAAATTAAAGTCCATAGTGAATTTTTGGTTGATTCTTCAAAAATGGAATAACTTCGGTTTGAAGGGATTGGGAGTGGAGAATATCTGTACACTGGTGTTTTGCTTTGCAGTGTAGCAGAGACCTGATGAGATACTGGTATTATTGGATTGGAAGAAGATAATGCTGAGGTGACTAACAACATGCTATACTTGTCTGGTTAGTTGATTGATGATAATGTGACTAAGCTTTCTTGATTTGGAAAAAGTGGACCACGTGTCTAGGGTTGGTTCTATTCTATTACATCATCTTTGATGCGTTGCTTCTATCCACTTACCATCTTGTAATATGTGTTACGTTTCCCTATCTCTTCTCTTCTCTAGTAGTACTTTCTTTTGTCTCTTTTATATTACAATAATGCTGAGACTCAGATTCTGGATATATAAACTCTCTCAACAAACTATATATGGACGAAAAAATATACAACTATCTCTAAACACATAAATACCCAAATTTCTAATACATCAAAAAGAATACATTTAATTGTTGTATTGAAAATTCAAATTAACTATCTctatttatattaatattttaattttattttctttctaCTATCCGATATAAGACTTGGATAAATATACTATTGACCCAACAAAGTAAAGGAGTTCAAATTCATATGTATTGATTGAGTTAGATGAATATAAACTATTGATTTAAGATTCAATCATTAGCATCAACATTTATTTATATAGTTATGTATTAATATAAACAAGATGTtacaataatttttttttaaataaataattattaacATTATAAATTCTTAAAAGAAAGTTGATTATCGACTCTGGCCTTATTTTGTGTCTCTTTTGTGGTGTTTTCGTCAATATGACATGCCATTTGTTTGTCTCTTGTGATTTGAAAAACAGAATTTGATATAAGATTTGCAATTAGATTGTAATTGTATCTCTGTGTGTCTAATATGATCACACATGGTGTATATTTATATGCAAATAGGGAATATACAATAGGAAATAATATCAATTACAATTATGACTAATTGAATATCAATCAATACTAATTGATTGATAACATATTCttaacactccccctcaagccGGATCGTATATATTGTATGATCCGAGCTTGTTACAAATATAATTCACTCGAGAACCCTTGAGAGACTTGGTAAACATATCAGCCAATTGATCTTCAGATTTGACAAATTCCGTGGTTATTTCTCCCGACAGTACCTTGTTTCTTACATAGTGACAATCTATTTCTATGTGCTTGGTCCGTTCATGGAAAACCGGATTGGACGCAATGTGGAGTGCCACTTGATTGTCGCATATGAGTTTTGTGTTCTGAAGGTCACCGAACCTAAGTTCTGAGAGCAAATTCTTAAGCCAAGCAAGTTCTTTTGAGGCTGCTGCCATAGCCCGATATTCAGCTTCAGCACTAGATAATGCAACTGTGTTTTGTTTCTTGCTTCTCCATGAGATCATATTTCCTCCAATAAGAACACAATATCCAGAAGTGGATCTCCTATCCAACAGTGATCCTGCCCAATCTGCATCTGAGTAACAAGTGATTTTAGCATCACCCTTATCTTCATATAATAGGCCTTTTCCTGGTGCATTCTTTATATATCTGAGAATCCGAATAACGACATTCCAATGAGTATCACAAGGAGCATTAAGAATTGACTCACAATACTCACTACAAAAGTAATATCCGGTCTGGTGACGGTAAGATAATTGAGTCTACCCACTAGACGTCGATATCTTCCCGGGTCTTTCAACAACTCCCCCTGACCCGAAAGAAGCTTGACATTgggatccataggagtatcaaTCGGACGACAGTCAAGCATATCAGTTTCAGTTAGGATGTCTAATGCATACTTACGTTGGTTAATTGCAATGCCTGATGAGGACTGTGCAACCTCAATACCTAAGAAGTATCTGAGTGGACCCAAATCTTTTGTctgaaagtttttgaaaagatgAGTTTTGAGTCGCTGAATACCGTCTGTATCGTCTCCAGTGAtaacaatgtcatcaacataaaccacAAGAAAGATGTGTTGTCCGTTGAAAGAGTGAAGGAAGAAAACAGAATGATCTGCTTCACATCTAGTCATACCAAACTGTATCAAGGCAGAGCTGAAGCGACCAAACCAAGCACGTGGAGATTGTTTTAGCCCATAAAGAGATCGATTGAGCCGACAAACAAATCTTGAATTACCAGGAATAGtaaaacctggaggttgatcCATATACACTTCCTCCTCCAATTCTCCGTGTAAGAATGCATTTTTAATATCCAACTGATGAAGCGACCAATGATTAATAGCAGCCAATGCAAGGAAGAGACGGACTGAACTAATCTTGGCCACTGGAGAAAAGGTGTCACCATAATCAAGACCAAATATTTGTGTGTATCCCTTGGCTACCAAACGAGCTTTAAAACGATCAATCTGACCATCTGGTCCAATTTTCACTGTATAAACCCATCGACAGCCCACTATAGTTTTGTCTGGAGGTAAAGGAACAATGTCCCAAGTGTTATTTGAATGCAATGCAGTCATTTCTTCCACCATCGCCTGACGCCAATTGGGATCAGTCATAGCTTCACCTGTAGACTTAGGAATAGACACAGAATCCAAAGCAGACACAAAAGAAACATAGGAAGTAGATAGACGGTCATAATTTAAAGCACATACATATTTAGGATTTGGATTATGAGATCGAATACCTTTTCGTAATGCTATTGGAAGGTCAAGTTCAGGTGACGTAGCTGGAGGAACAATTGGAGTAGGAGATGGTGTTGGTGGATCAATATCATCTCTAACTGCCGATGGACGCGTTGTGCGTCGCTGATATACCTGCAAAGGAGGTTTAATGGGTGTGGGGATGACAGAAGAGATATCTTGATCATCTAAATTACAACTCTCCTAGGAGGACGAAGAGGCAGAGAAAAAAGGAGAACCTTCAAAAAATGTTACATCGGAAGAGACAATGTACCGTTGAAGTTGAGGACAAAAACAACGATATCCCTTTTGTATACGTGAGTAGCCTAGAAAAATACATTTGAGAGATTTAGCGGAAAGTTTGTCTTTACCTGGATTAAGATCATGAACAAAGCATGTGCAACCAAACACACGAAGGGGAATAGGGTAGAGATCGTGTTCCGGATTCAAGATAGAGTATGGAATCTGATCTTGAAGGACCGAGGAAGGCATTCGGTTGATAAGGTGACATGCGGTGAGGAGAGCATCACCCCAAAAACGAGAGGGTACATTGTGGTGAAGAAGAAGAGTCCGTGCAGTTTCAACTAAATGACGATTCTTCCGTTCAGCATCACCGTTCTGTTGTGGTGTATGAGCACATGATGATTGGTGAATAATTCCCTGTAATGTTAAAAAAGATTGAAACTGGGATGACATATATTCACGAGCATTATCTGTGCGTAAAATTTTAATGGTAGTATTAAACTGGTTTTTAATTTCAGCATAAAACTCTTGGAATATACGGAAAACATCGGAACGATTTTTCATTAGAAATAACCAAGTGCATCGTGAGTAATCGTCGATGAACGTTACAAAGTAATAGTATCCTAAAGTAGACTTCACACGACTAGGACCCCAAATATCAGagtgaactaaagcaaaaggtGATGCAACACTTTTATTTACTCGTTGACAATAAGTACTACGAGTATGTTTGCCTAATTGACAGGACTGACACTCAAAAGAAGAAAGCTTAGAAAGACTAGGAACTAAAAGACGCATTTTATTTTGACTAGGGTGACCCAAACGTTGATGTGTGAGTTCTTGAGAAGCAATAGAAGCACAGGCCACCGATGGAGAAAGATGATATAATCCTCCAGCTTCACTCCCTACTCCAATCGTCTGTCCTGTACGTCGATCCTGGATATGAACAGAATTAACATTAAAAAGAACTGAACAATCAAGAGTACGAATAAGCTTGTGAACAGATATTAGATTAAAGGGACAACCAGGAATGTAAAGGACAGACTCTAAAGACAAGTTTGGAAGTGGATGTGCCTGACCAAGGCCTTGAACTTTGGCTTTAGAACCATCCGCCACAGTGACAGAAGGCAAAGAATCAGAATAAGACAAATGAGATAAAAGAGATTTATTACCAGTCATATGATCAGATGCACCAGAGTCAAGGACCCAGGGACCAAGTGAAGATGTAGAGACAAAAGCTACAGGATTACCCGACTGAGCAAAAGCGGcagatgatgattgttgatggGCTGCTTTGTATTGGAGGAAATCATTGTAATTAGCGGCGAGAATAGTGACATCTTTAGTGATATCCGGTTGAGCAACAGCAGCGATCCGTGGTTGTCGTTGTTGTTCTCTTGCCTTTGTACGAAAATCGGCTTCAATGTGACCGTAACGATTGCAATAGTTACAACGAATACTTTGACGTCCACCTCGTCCACCGGTTCG includes these proteins:
- the LOC127118676 gene encoding AT-hook motif nuclear-localized protein 28; protein product: MFSNFQQQQHHNLFQSPRECQTSEDDESRGSGGPGTLTAHKPFSAISGSSDGATIEIGRRPRGRPPGSKNKPKSPLIITHDPEPAMSPHILEIPGGSDIVEAIARFSNRRKTGLCILTGSGAVANVTLRQPSAPPGTTVIFHGRFNILSISATFFVPSESSPSVHKEFSISLAGPQGQIIGGFVVGRLLAAGTVFVIAASFNNPTYHRLPLEEDVQNNSVSGGCDEKSPLMSGGESCMYSCQLPSDVIWAPTPRVHF